The genomic segment AGAAAAATTCAACGCCTGGACGCATCTGGCCGGCGGCGTGCTGGCCCTGATCGGCACGGTCTGGTTGTTGGTATTGGCCGCCATGGATGGCGACCTGGCCAAGATCGTCAGCGTGGCCATTTATGGATTCACCCTGGTGCTGCTCTACAGCACCTCGACGATCTATCACAGCGTCCGGGGCCGCGCTAAAGTCGTCATGCAGAAGCTCGATCATCTGTCGATCTACCTGCTGATCGCGGGCAGCTATACACCCTTCTGTCTGGTGACGCTACGTGGCGCCTGGGGCTGGTGGCTGTTCGGCATCGTTTGGTCGCTGGCAGTGATCGGCATGCTGCAGGAAATCAAACCGCGTTCGGAGGCGCGGGTGTTGTCCATCGTCATCTACGCAGTCATGGGCTGGATCGTGCTGGTGGCGGTCAAGCCGCTGCTTGCCGCGCTCGGCACCGCCGGCTTCAGTTGGCTGGTCGCTGGCGGCGTGTCGTACACCGCGGGCATCGTATTCTTCGCTTACGATGAGCGTTTCCGCCATTGGCACGGCATCTGGCACCTGTTCGTCATGGTCGGCAGTCTGCTGCATTTCGTGGCAATCCTGCGCTACGTGGTCTGACGCCTGGTCGACCCACCAAAACCCGTGCCCGGTCGTTCAGAGTTCGTGCATGCGATTGACCTGCTGCGCCAGGCGCATGGTTTCGTGCTCTTCGAGCTGCAGCATTTCCTCCAGCAGCTCGCGCGCCCGGTCAAGACCGGGGCGGGTTTCCAGGGAACGGTACAGATCGATGATCTGATTGTGGATAGCGAAAATCTCCCGCGAGATCTCGTCGACGCTCATCTGTCCATAGGCCTCGCTGTCGAGATCCAGCGCCAGCCTCTCGCGCTCAACGGCATCGTGCAGTCGAATGTGTAACGCTCGCGGGTCGGCGTGTTCCTTGATCCGGGCGATGGTGCTGGTCAGGTCCTGCTCATGTTGCGCCAGATAGACCAGCAACATCTTGGCCAACGAGTCGCTGCGTTCATTCGCCCCGTCGCTCATGCAGGTGGACAGCCGCGCATGGGCCTGGCTGGTCCAGTCGATAAGGTCTTCGCATCGTTCGATGTTCATGGCACCTCCGTCCGCAGCGTCGATCATCCAGGCGTGATAGCCAGCATGGGCCTGCGGTAACCGAATGCAACCACGTACGAGCCGGATTGGCCAGCGCTGATGTCGGCGGCAACAGAGCGCAGGCGACATGACTCATGAAGCTGTAAACAGCGAGCCCGGGTGCAACCGCAGACTTTCCAGCCGCGCTATCAGGATTTCCACAGCACATCTCATCGAGTATCCAGCCTGACATTTCTGTAAGCGAAATGACAGCAAACCCGCGTCGTTGCTGGATTTCACCGGATCGAACGACCGACGTTCGTGCCGGTCAGGTTTATTGAGTCAGCAATGTTTATTACCATTCGATGAGGAGGACTCGATGAATAACTACGCCCGCTTCGGTGCGATGATCGCC from the Stutzerimonas stutzeri genome contains:
- the trhA gene encoding PAQR family membrane homeostasis protein TrhA, which gives rise to MYHGEKFNAWTHLAGGVLALIGTVWLLVLAAMDGDLAKIVSVAIYGFTLVLLYSTSTIYHSVRGRAKVVMQKLDHLSIYLLIAGSYTPFCLVTLRGAWGWWLFGIVWSLAVIGMLQEIKPRSEARVLSIVIYAVMGWIVLVAVKPLLAALGTAGFSWLVAGGVSYTAGIVFFAYDERFRHWHGIWHLFVMVGSLLHFVAILRYVV